One window of Penaeus chinensis breed Huanghai No. 1 chromosome 1, ASM1920278v2, whole genome shotgun sequence genomic DNA carries:
- the LOC125043451 gene encoding uncharacterized protein LOC125043451, which produces MMPDTPQSCTFPNVPGAKKHVLGQKVVAWTCEQANATWSTGELVLLRTCGDNLSALPSCVPIPPTSGEIKPCTDAPPVPTNAVLKYQFGHNGSYGRYYECKEKSGWMFGMAGRLTQCLTGKWTPIHDMCDEDCKVPQNCNQLFELGFVESGTYRVVPTGIEGDPVTPVWCDFGDSASKLHDSPSANSVVKDPSVSAA; this is translated from the exons ATGATGCCCGACACACCTCAGTCGTGCACCTTCCCCAACGTTCCAGGAGCCAAGAAGCACGTCCTGGGCCAGAAGGTCGTGGCCTGGACGTGCGAACAAGCCAATGCCACTTGGAGCACGGGTGAACTGGTGCTGCTCAGGACCTGTGGGGATAACTTGTCAGCGCTCCCGTCCTGCG TCCCCATTCCACCGACATCCGGGGAAATCAAACCATGCACCGACGCCCCTCCTGTACCCACTAACGCCGTGCTAAAGTACCAGTTTGGGCACAACGGCTCCTACGGCAGGTACTACGAGTGCAAGGAGAAATCAGGCTGGATGTTTGGCATGGCGGGGCGACTGACACAATGCCTGACGGGGAAGTGGACGCCTATTCACGACATGTGCGACGAAG ATTGCAAAGTGCCTCAGAACTGCAACCAGCTGTTCGAACTTGGCTTCGTGGAGTCCGGCACGTACCGGGTCGTTCCCACAGGCATTGAAGGAGACCCTGTCACTCCG GTCTGGTGCGACTTCGGCGACTCGGCTTCGAAGCTCCACGACTCTCCCTCAGCGAACAGCGTGGTCAAGGATCCCTCTGTCTCAGCTGCATAA